In the genome of Pseudomonas sp. LBUM920, one region contains:
- the metF gene encoding methylenetetrahydrofolate reductase [NAD(P)H]: MSQDRRYSFEFFPTKTDAGHEKLMATAKQLASYNPDFFSCTYGAGGSTRDRTINTVLQLESEVKVPAAPHLSCVGDSKADLRGLLTQYKQAGIKRIVALRGDLPSGMGMASGELRYANDLVSFIREESGDHFHIEVAAYPEMHPQARNFEDDLQNFVRKANAGADSAITQYFFNADSYFYFVERVRAMGVNIPIVPGIMPITNYSKLARFSDACGAEIPRWVRKQLEAYGDDVKSIQAFGEQVITQMCEQLLQGGAPGLHFYTLNQAEPSLAIWNNLKLPR; this comes from the coding sequence ATGTCCCAAGACCGTCGCTACAGCTTCGAGTTCTTCCCGACCAAGACCGATGCTGGGCATGAAAAACTGATGGCGACTGCCAAGCAGTTGGCCAGTTACAACCCCGACTTCTTCTCCTGCACCTACGGCGCCGGCGGTTCGACCCGTGATCGCACGATCAACACCGTGTTGCAGCTGGAAAGCGAAGTCAAAGTTCCCGCCGCTCCGCACTTGTCGTGCGTGGGCGACAGCAAAGCCGACCTGCGCGGCCTGCTGACCCAGTACAAGCAAGCCGGCATCAAGCGCATCGTCGCCCTGCGTGGCGATTTGCCGTCCGGCATGGGCATGGCCAGCGGTGAGCTGCGCTACGCCAATGACCTGGTGAGTTTCATCCGTGAAGAAAGCGGCGATCACTTCCATATCGAAGTGGCGGCGTACCCGGAGATGCATCCCCAGGCACGCAATTTCGAAGACGACCTGCAGAATTTCGTGCGCAAGGCCAACGCCGGCGCCGACAGCGCGATCACCCAGTACTTTTTCAACGCCGACAGCTATTTCTACTTCGTCGAGCGTGTACGGGCCATGGGCGTGAACATCCCGATCGTGCCGGGCATCATGCCGATCACCAACTACAGCAAGCTGGCGCGCTTCTCCGACGCTTGCGGCGCTGAAATCCCGCGCTGGGTGCGCAAGCAACTGGAAGCCTACGGCGACGACGTCAAGAGCATCCAGGCGTTTGGCGAGCAGGTCATCACCCAGATGTGCGAACAACTGCTGCAAGGTGGCGCGCCAGGGTTGCACTTCTACACCCTGAACCAGGCTGAACCGAGCCTGGCCATCTGGAACAACCTCAAGCTGCCACGCTGA